Proteins from a genomic interval of Osmia bicornis bicornis chromosome 13, iOsmBic2.1, whole genome shotgun sequence:
- the LOC114871778 gene encoding senecionine N-oxygenase-like isoform X1: MVHSVFLHRLQHINIANSSLSRSIYISPNFTKMKIAVIGAGSAGLAAIRHCTSGVYNAEVVCYEKTDQVGGTWVYREEVGLDRYGLPIHTSMYKNLRTNLPKEVMGYPDYPVPSVPESYLTREQMLNFLVSYCDHFKLRQYIRFLHNVELIEPSNGDRKWTIKVKDLQRNMVLNESFDAIMVCNGHYFEPSYPNLKGRSIFQGKQMHSHDYRVPDIFLDKKVLVIGAGPSGMDLALDISGKATRVILSHHSRDPIGTVFPANVIQKPDVKELTERNAVFNDGTSEPVDIVFYCTGYKYSFPFLSEKCGVRVDSNMVTPLWKHLVSIENTSLALVGLPYYVCAFSMFDLQVRFVLQYWTGRKDFPSKEDLLREEAKELENLLKEGLQKRHFHLMGFKQDRYYDDLANTAGITPLPPVLAKLHNESSTHFLDDLVHYRETRYKIIDDYNFIQL; encoded by the exons ATGGTTCATTCCGTATTTCTTCATCGACTGCAACACATCAACATCGCCAACAGTTCCCTATCGCGGTCTATCTACATTTCTCCAAATTTCA CAAAGATGAAAATTGCCGTGATCGGTGCTGGATCCGCTGGTCTCGCAGCCATACGACATTGCACTTCCGGTGTATACAACGCTGAAGTAGTTTGTTACGAGAAAACGGACCAAGTAGGAGGTACATGGGTTTATAGGGAAGAAGTTGGTTTGGATCGATATGGTTTACCAATACACACCagtatgtataaaaatttaag AACAAATCTTCCCAAGGAAGTAATGGGATATCCAGATTATCCTGTTCCGAGTGTACCCGAAAGTTATCTAACTCGTGAGCAAATGCTCAACTTCCTAGTCTCGTATTGCGATCATTTTAAACTTCGCCAGTACATTCGG TTTCTGCACAACGTTGAACTAATAGAGCCGTCTAACGGAGACCGGAAGTGGACGATCAAAGTGAAAGATTTACAAAGAAACATGGTCTTAAATGAATCGTTTGATGCTATTATGGTTTGCAATGGGCATTACTTCGAGCCTAGTTATCCAAATTTGAAAGGTCGAAGTATTTTTCAAGGGAAACAGATGCATAGCCATGATTACAGGGTTCCGGATATTTTTCTTGATAAGAAAGTACTTGTTATCGGTGCTGGTCCTTCTG GTATGGACTTGGCTTTGGATATATCGGGAAAAGCGACACGTGTGATCTTGAGTCACCACTCGAGAGACCCTATAGGCACTGTGTTTCCAGCTAACGTTATACAG aaaCCAGATGTAAAGGAACTAACTGAACGCAACGCTGTGTTCAACGACGGTACCAGTGAACCAGTGGATATAGTTTTCTATTGTACAG GGTACAAATACAGTTTCCCCTTTCTAAGCGAAAAGTGTGGGGTTCGAGTTGATTCCAACATGGTGACACCGTTGTGGAAACATCTCGTATCGATCGAAAATACCAGTCTTGCTTTAGTCGGTCTTCCCTACTACGTTTGCGCCTTCAGTATGTTCGATCTGCAG GTACGATTCGTCCTGCAATATTGGACCGGCAGAAAAGATTTCCCTTCCAAAGAGGATTTGCTGCGTGAAGAGGCGAAGGAGTTGGAAAATCTTTTAAAAGAAGGTCTACAGAAACGGCACTTTCACCTGATGGGATTCAAGCAGGATCGTTATTACGACGATCTCGCGAATACTGCAGGAATCACACCATTGCCGCCTGTACTCGCGAAGCTGCACAACGAAAGCAGTACGCACTTCTTGGATGACCTGGTGCATTATCGGGAAACTCGATACAAGATTATCGATGACTATAACTTTATTCAGCTTTGA
- the LOC114871784 gene encoding RNA exonuclease 4 isoform X5: MGGKDKQNNHHITPNTQRNASGCNWEIFKNKVFNSSSLESNTSGKENVKKKSLSHQKVRKKNHSSVSNVDHVTQNNEEEVYDENKKKLTKQIAMDCEMVGIGDGTESMLARVSIVNRHGFCVYDKYVKPREPVQDYRTKVSGIRPHNLQNGEEFEVVQKEVAELLRGRILIGHALKHDLDVLYLSHPRKHLRDTSRFKTFRQLSRGNTPSLKKLAHELLGREIQEGEHSSVEDARAAMQLYVLYRNKWESEFYSKR; encoded by the coding sequence AAGATAAGCAAAATAATCATCATATTACCCCAAACACGCAGCGGAACGCGTCTGGGTGTAATTGGGAAATATTTAAGAATAAAGTATTTAATTCATCATCATTAGAATCGAATACATCTGGCAAAGAGAatgttaaaaagaaatcacTTTCTCATCAGAAAGTAAGAAAGAAGAATCATTCGTCTGTGTCGAATGTGGACCATGTAACACAAAATAATGAAGAAGAAGTTtacgatgaaaataaaaagaagttgACAAAGCAGATAGCCATGGATTGCGAGATGGTAGGCATAGGCGATGGTACAGAGAGTATGTTAGCTAGAGTGTCCATCGTAAACCGTCATGGCTTTTGTGTTTACGATAAATACGTAAAACCAAGAGAACCTGTGCAAGATTATAGAACTAAAGTTAGTGGTATTCGTCCTCACAATCTTCAAAATGGAGAAGAGTTCGAGGTTGTTCAAAAAGAGGTAGCAGAACTGTTAAGAGGTCGTATTTTGATTGGACATGCATTGAAACATGATCTTGACGTACTGTATCTCTCTCATCCAAGAAAACATTTAAGAGACACTTCCAGGTTTAAAACTTTCCGTCAGTTGTCTAGAGGAAATACACCCAGTTTAAAGAAGCTTGCACATGAATTATTAGGTAGGGAAATACAAGAAGGAGAGCACAGCTCTGTTGAAGATGCAAGAGCTGCAATGCAGTTGTATGTACTGTATAGAAATAAGTGGGAGTCTGAATTCTATTCTAAacgataa
- the LOC114871778 gene encoding senecionine N-oxygenase-like isoform X2 has translation MKIAVIGAGSAGLAAIRHCTSGVYNAEVVCYEKTDQVGGTWVYREEVGLDRYGLPIHTSMYKNLRTNLPKEVMGYPDYPVPSVPESYLTREQMLNFLVSYCDHFKLRQYIRFLHNVELIEPSNGDRKWTIKVKDLQRNMVLNESFDAIMVCNGHYFEPSYPNLKGRSIFQGKQMHSHDYRVPDIFLDKKVLVIGAGPSGMDLALDISGKATRVILSHHSRDPIGTVFPANVIQKPDVKELTERNAVFNDGTSEPVDIVFYCTGYKYSFPFLSEKCGVRVDSNMVTPLWKHLVSIENTSLALVGLPYYVCAFSMFDLQVRFVLQYWTGRKDFPSKEDLLREEAKELENLLKEGLQKRHFHLMGFKQDRYYDDLANTAGITPLPPVLAKLHNESSTHFLDDLVHYRETRYKIIDDYNFIQL, from the exons ATGAAAATTGCCGTGATCGGTGCTGGATCCGCTGGTCTCGCAGCCATACGACATTGCACTTCCGGTGTATACAACGCTGAAGTAGTTTGTTACGAGAAAACGGACCAAGTAGGAGGTACATGGGTTTATAGGGAAGAAGTTGGTTTGGATCGATATGGTTTACCAATACACACCagtatgtataaaaatttaag AACAAATCTTCCCAAGGAAGTAATGGGATATCCAGATTATCCTGTTCCGAGTGTACCCGAAAGTTATCTAACTCGTGAGCAAATGCTCAACTTCCTAGTCTCGTATTGCGATCATTTTAAACTTCGCCAGTACATTCGG TTTCTGCACAACGTTGAACTAATAGAGCCGTCTAACGGAGACCGGAAGTGGACGATCAAAGTGAAAGATTTACAAAGAAACATGGTCTTAAATGAATCGTTTGATGCTATTATGGTTTGCAATGGGCATTACTTCGAGCCTAGTTATCCAAATTTGAAAGGTCGAAGTATTTTTCAAGGGAAACAGATGCATAGCCATGATTACAGGGTTCCGGATATTTTTCTTGATAAGAAAGTACTTGTTATCGGTGCTGGTCCTTCTG GTATGGACTTGGCTTTGGATATATCGGGAAAAGCGACACGTGTGATCTTGAGTCACCACTCGAGAGACCCTATAGGCACTGTGTTTCCAGCTAACGTTATACAG aaaCCAGATGTAAAGGAACTAACTGAACGCAACGCTGTGTTCAACGACGGTACCAGTGAACCAGTGGATATAGTTTTCTATTGTACAG GGTACAAATACAGTTTCCCCTTTCTAAGCGAAAAGTGTGGGGTTCGAGTTGATTCCAACATGGTGACACCGTTGTGGAAACATCTCGTATCGATCGAAAATACCAGTCTTGCTTTAGTCGGTCTTCCCTACTACGTTTGCGCCTTCAGTATGTTCGATCTGCAG GTACGATTCGTCCTGCAATATTGGACCGGCAGAAAAGATTTCCCTTCCAAAGAGGATTTGCTGCGTGAAGAGGCGAAGGAGTTGGAAAATCTTTTAAAAGAAGGTCTACAGAAACGGCACTTTCACCTGATGGGATTCAAGCAGGATCGTTATTACGACGATCTCGCGAATACTGCAGGAATCACACCATTGCCGCCTGTACTCGCGAAGCTGCACAACGAAAGCAGTACGCACTTCTTGGATGACCTGGTGCATTATCGGGAAACTCGATACAAGATTATCGATGACTATAACTTTATTCAGCTTTGA
- the LOC114871784 gene encoding RNA exonuclease 4 isoform X4, with protein MKRKHEEPQKQCRSKKIATRETMGGKDKQNNHHITPNTQRNASGCNWEIFKNKVFNSSSLESNTSGKENVKKKSLSHQKVRKKNHSSVSNVDHVTQNNEEEVYDENKKKLTKQIAMDCEMVGIGDGTESMLARVSIVNRHGFCVYDKYVKPREPVQDYRTKVSGIRPHNLQNGEEFEVVQKEVAELLRGRILIGHALKHDLDVLYLSHPRKHLRDTSRFKTFRQLSRGNTPSLKKLAHELLGREIQEGEHSSVEDARAAMQLYVLYRNKWESEFYSKR; from the coding sequence AAGATAAGCAAAATAATCATCATATTACCCCAAACACGCAGCGGAACGCGTCTGGGTGTAATTGGGAAATATTTAAGAATAAAGTATTTAATTCATCATCATTAGAATCGAATACATCTGGCAAAGAGAatgttaaaaagaaatcacTTTCTCATCAGAAAGTAAGAAAGAAGAATCATTCGTCTGTGTCGAATGTGGACCATGTAACACAAAATAATGAAGAAGAAGTTtacgatgaaaataaaaagaagttgACAAAGCAGATAGCCATGGATTGCGAGATGGTAGGCATAGGCGATGGTACAGAGAGTATGTTAGCTAGAGTGTCCATCGTAAACCGTCATGGCTTTTGTGTTTACGATAAATACGTAAAACCAAGAGAACCTGTGCAAGATTATAGAACTAAAGTTAGTGGTATTCGTCCTCACAATCTTCAAAATGGAGAAGAGTTCGAGGTTGTTCAAAAAGAGGTAGCAGAACTGTTAAGAGGTCGTATTTTGATTGGACATGCATTGAAACATGATCTTGACGTACTGTATCTCTCTCATCCAAGAAAACATTTAAGAGACACTTCCAGGTTTAAAACTTTCCGTCAGTTGTCTAGAGGAAATACACCCAGTTTAAAGAAGCTTGCACATGAATTATTAGGTAGGGAAATACAAGAAGGAGAGCACAGCTCTGTTGAAGATGCAAGAGCTGCAATGCAGTTGTATGTACTGTATAGAAATAAGTGGGAGTCTGAATTCTATTCTAAacgataa